CAGTGAGTACAATGCGATGAGCAGAAGGTATTTGAAACAAGCTCTGTGCCCTTTGCGTCTTTGTATTCTTGACAATGTGGCCCTCGTCAAGAATAACATAGTCCCACAGTGGTTCTTCTTCGTTGTTGTCAACATTGTTACCGTTGCCATTGCCTCTTAGTAACATGTAATTATTCCGGACGATGTGGTAGGATGTTAGTAGAATGCCACCCTCCTGGTGAAAGATTCAACTTGCAAGTAGTGTACAAGTATGGAATGGGTTGATGGAAAGATGAATTGAGGATGAAGTGTAAAGTTAAGATGAGACCTTGAAGGTGCAGTTAAGTTGATAGCAGCGATCGTTTAGGCTAGGGCCAGAGTAGCTGGCGGAATGCAGATTAATTAGAGAAGAAGTAAAGCAGTGATTGATGTGTGGATGTAAGTAAAGATGTGGCTTCTTACAGTCTGATGTGGTGTTGAAGGCCGAGGAGTGAGAGGTGATTTACCCAGTGAGTCAAGTCAGTCTTAGGGGCGACAATTAAGGCTCTCTTGATCAAATTGGAATGGAATAAGCCGGCCAGCAAAGCAGAAACCTGGATTTGGACCCGGCCTTGCCCTTGTGAGACCATACATTGATTGATGTACTCCAGTGGATTAGGgatgggaggaggtggaggagaggagaaaagaagagaagagtacCTGGATGGTCTTGCCGAGTCCCATGTCATCGGCGAGGATCCCTCCGGTGGCGGTGCAGTGCAGCGCCCAGAGCCAGGCGAGGCCGTCGCGCTGGTGCGGGTAGAGCGACCCCAATACGCGGCGGGggatcttcatcttcatcttgatGGCGCCGACGCCGGCTTCCACCACCATGTTGACTAGCTCCTCATCCTCAtctacctccacctccacctcctgtTGAGGTTGAGGTTGGGAAGTCGGGGCCATTGGAACGAATCggccgttggcggcggcggcggcgagggctccGCGGCCGGTGGTGAAAGTGGAAGGAACTTTAAAGACAACAAGGGTACTACTAGTTGAGTTTAAACGGAACGGAGTTGAGTTTAATTCAGATCCCTTCCTGCCTTCACcccgcgcccgcccgcccgcctctTCTTCCTTCGCTTTCAAACTTTCCCAATCCTTTAAAGttcgggcctgttcactttaacaaatatactaaaattttagcagcaaactaaatgtagctaattttttaacaactttactaaaatttggtaaagttTTAAATagcattaaagtgaacaggcccttccTTCCAACTACCATTGGATTTTAggaggggttgtttggttgaagTTTGAACTACTGTTGCTTTTCATTCCTCAACTATTATACTATAATAACAAATCAAATTATCATCATTTTCTTAAAACCACGCATACAGTAGTTTTCATTTACCGGCTACGATATTATAGGTGTTTTTAAGAATTATCATGCCTTTGTAAATATAAGGGGCAAAAACCAAACCAAAGCAACAATACAAGGATAAaacccctctctttctttcccccCTTTTGCCAATGACCAAAAGCAGGCTGACTTCAGCTAATACCAGCGTAATTTACTGGTACTACTAGCACTGTTTAATTTACAAAGCCAGAGCCTTCACAACCAAAACAATAGGACACTCCAAACCATATAATAGTATGTACTATgactactgtttttttttttgcaaaaacttcctatagaaaagttactttaaaaaatcatattaatccattttttgaGTTCAAATTAGTTAATACTccaattaattatatactacttccgcccctaaatataagggattttgatatgaTGCAACACATCTTTATACAATGAATTTGGACAGcactagaatatatcacatctcaccaaaatcctttatatttaaggacggagggagtaataactaACATCCTTTTGGTCAATAttctctttttctcctctcaGACACAAGCCTAAGAGGCACCCGAGATCAGCATGTGTTCCGTTCCGTGGTCGTCACAATTAGTACAAGTAGCATGCAAAATGTCACGCCTTAGTGACTACTAGCATGCAAGCATGGAATTTAAGCAAAAGAAACAGACATGCCCTACACTAGACAGACAGATCATCCAAGCAGATTACTTCCGTTGGACCCTTCCTCTCCAATGGCTCCGGAGAAGACTCGATCACGGTCAGCTTTTCGTCCAGCTCATTTATCTGCCTCCTTATCTTGTCTCCACGATCTGGTAGCTTCGCCACAAGCACCTACAACAGCGGCAAATGGTGTAAGACAGACAGACAACACACCACAAGATGCATGCAACAGGTTCGGGTGTCTTTCTTGCTCCCACCGTGTTTGCAAGGGTTTGCGAAAGCCGGTTGATTTTGGCCTTGATTTCCTCAGGACTTTCTGTGCTTGTGCTGTTCGGGGAGTATGTTCGAGCAATGAACTCTTTTGGCTTCATCGCATAGGCAGCACTACACAAAACAAGCAGCACGGTACACAACTTAATTATGCAGCCCAAAAGCCATTGATTAAGTCCCATGAACTCCTCTTACCCATTGGCAACATAGTCAGATGAGGCTCCCTTGTAGTAGTGCTTGGCCATTGGCATAGCTCGACGACTGCTGCACACAGAAACAGCATACATCACCTGTTAGACACCAAAGGTAACAGCAACAAATGGATACGTGTTGCAACGTGCCAGATCAATATTTCTCTGaaagcaaaacaaacatatgCTGCACTttgaagacagtaaaattaaccTGTCCAAACCATCATTATCATTCAGTGTAGGTAAGATTGCTGTCTTAGAAAACAGAAGGCTGTGATGGCTCACGCCCGCTATGCCTTGTTGCTCCAGGAATTGTATATGCTTCCTCAAGGAGTCGTCCCTGGTACATGCCGCAGATCAACAAACTTATCATCAGTGAACATGGAAATCATTACCAACAAGCCAGCAAGTATTGCTCAGGGATTGAGCAGCTCTTACTCCAGCAAATGCATTTGAgaaatactacttcctccgtttcacaatgcaagtcattctagcatttcctatatgaatgtgggaaatgctagaatgacttatattgtgaaacggagggagtactacttttTTATGCAGCAGTTCATCATCATATGCTTTCTACATATGGCAGTAACCATGAAATATTGCAGAGCAACCTAAACATTTTGCCGCACATTTTCTGCTGATATCACAACCATTTCCCCTTGTTTTTTTGTGAAAATGTAGTAGCATAAGCAGCAGTCACCTCATGGAAAACATAATAGTGGTGCTAGAATTAACCGACTAAAAGTAGATGTCCTACATCACAAGTTGTTGTCCATGCTCTTCTTGCAATTGCTTTTGTGTCAGCGAAACATCAAAACCTTGCTCAGGCAGACTGAAAAGCTCTTGAATATCCTGAATGTACACACAAAATAGCCATATTATAAATTATCCAATATGACAGAGAAAACAATAACAAGAACCGTATCACACTAAGTACCCTCTTGCTGAAATAACGAGTTTGTTCTTTGTGCTCTGTAGCTGTCCTAAACAGAGCCCCCTTGAAGACCTGGAAAAGGGGCATGTATTATCTCATTAGTTAGAATCTAGCTTTTATTTTACTGAAGTAAATATGCAATATGCAAATAAAGGAATAGGGGTATAACACTGACGGAGACATTGCAGGAAAAACATGTAATGGCACAACCCAGTAAAAAGTGTCACCAGTcccaccttttcttttcttacatGAACCCAGCCCCACATTAAActctcaaatttcaaattaGGAAGAGAAGTTAACTTCAATGAAAAACCGTACTTTATTTCACCCCCTAGAAAGTACAAGTTAATAGTTTGGTGCTACATAGAGAATCTCAAGGAGGCATACAACTAAATATGACCATGGACTCatcttttcaatattttttttttgagatatcATATTTTGAATCAGTTGCTTCAGTGAATAACAAGCGCGATAAAAGGCATAAACAGCAAGTAAATTCTTGACCATATTTAAACCTGCAATTTGTATATCTTTTCTTCGATGGTTCCAGATGTCATAAGGCGGTATACGATGACATCTTTCATCTGCCCAATTCGATAAGCACGATCAACACTTTGATTGTCCGTACTGAAGATGGGAAACAGGAGCATTAGTAAACATACAGAGACAAACATTCAGTAAAATAAAAAGGCAATAAACTCAGTAAGGAAACGGCGTTGTTCAGGTACCTTGGATTCCAAGCAGGATCAACTACTATGACACGAGCTGCCTTGGTGAGTGTAAGTCCAAGCCCACCAACTTGTGTGGTCAGCAAAAATATTGGAGCTCCAGGACCCTCTTGGAAGTCCTGATCACAAATGCATTCCATGTAAGCAATATAGCAGTAACAATTTTGCCCATGGCATAAAAGAAGGAAAGGGAAAGACAGAGAAGAACCTTCACAATCCTTTCCCTCTCAGAAATCTTGGTGGTACCATCAATGCGCAAAAACTTATAGCCTTCTAATATTATAGCCTCCTGTTGCAGTAATAAGCTACATTAGCTACTAGGTTGAAGTAGTAACCCAGAATGCATATCTTACTACTCCTTACTACTTTTTAAAAGCAGGAATTTGGGGGGGAGGGCAGGTAACGGTAGGTTTTACACCCATCTCTACACCAGAACTTTTGTGGCTGTAAATATATAGGCACGTGTGCATTATTTGTAAGATTTttacataaaaatattatatatttgcatGAGTATATGTAGGTGGTAATTGGTCTCATATAATCGTGTTTATAAGTTCTAAATTTGAGTACAATCAATGTTAATTATTAGATTTACATTATATTTAGTTAGGATCCTTTCCACGCACGGGCATGATGATAGTAATCGTAAACATTACAAGAATGATAAAAATGGTCAAAGGAGTAGGAAATGAACATTGAAAAACACACTATGGTCAGATAGGCTACATCAGGGATTCAGGGGTGTACTAATTAAAAGCCTGCTCGAGGTCAAGTTCATTCTGTTAGGTAATTTGTTTTCAACTTCTCACAAATGAGTGTACGGCAACCACTAAAGGAAAAGAACTCCAGTCTGATACAATGTTTTTTCTATCATTCAACGAGCAAATATGTTCTGGAATAGTTTTAGGGAGAAGTGTAgagcaaacaaaaaaatattcaatttaaaaaaaaacacacattgaTGATAATTGAAAATAAGATTGCTAGATTCTGAATTTCAAGATGTAAAAATCTTAACAGaagttaacaaaaaaaaagtcccaTAGAAATCATATTTTCATGAAACTATATGTAATCACTcaattcaaaaaatatatcACTACTAGTACTGCATGAGGATAAACCAAAAAAGTTGATTCTACTTTCTACCGAGGCACTGAGGGGACTGTCAATAGTATATGTGATTGGATGACTATACATTGACAGGAAGAAATCAGGCCTTATCAAGGGCTCAGAACAATTACTTTGCTAGGATAACAAATAACAATATACCAAAATCACAAGAAAATCACAGAACTGTATGACTATAAAGCAAACAAagattaacataacaagaataGACTTTATCACCTGAATAATGTTTAGCATTTTACGAGTTTGCGAGAAGATTAAGACGTTGTGTCCCTCGCTAACAAGATTTTGCTGCAACATTAAGATTTACCATTTGTTAGATAAACAAATACATAGGtgacaactaaaatgtggatcATCAAAGAACACTTACGAGCAAGGACATCATAAAAGATAACTTGCACGAGACATCCTGACCAACTTGCAATTCaacgtcatcatcatcatgagCCATATCTGCAAGGTTCATGGCCATTTTCTCAACCATTCCCATTTCTTGATTATTTAACATCGCATCCATGCCTTCCAAAACACCCTCAGCAGCTTTCTTAGTCAACAACAGCGGATGATCACATATTTTCTTCAATATCTGTTTAAGAATACAAGAAACAGAAACAAACATAAGTGCACCAATGAGTGtacataaatcctttttctGATAAATTGAGGATATCAAACAACATGACAATGTGCATCACAAGAACAACAAGAGAAAGCAATGCACTCTCGCATGAAATATGACATATGATAAGGAAATGGAAAGAACATAAAGGTCTAAACAATGCTGACAACATATAAAAGCAAACAAAATCAGCACAGATAAAAACTTTGAAGGTGATGCTTACCGTGATTGCGGCCAAGGGTGACCCTTGCATTGATGAATGAACTAGTTCACTGTTAAGAAAAGCTTCATATAATTGCCTCTGcatccaaaaaataaaaaaggactAATATTAAGATGGCAGTTAACCAATAACAAAACCAGAGTTTTGCATCAGTGGAAAATGATCTGTACCTGGCAAGATGTTAATTTCAGCCAGATAATTAGCTCATTCTTCTTAGCAAGCTTTTTATCTTCTCCCGTGCCGCTATCAAGAAACACTTCATTCTTCATGCGTCGCAAAAAGTATGGCTTTATCCGTTCTCTTAATTCCTGTAATAAATGATCATGTACAAAACCAAAAACCACATATTATATAAAAAGTAGAACAGCAGACCTGAAGAAATAATCTGGAAGAATGGGTGGCAGTTAAAGAAATGCAACAAAGGAGGAGGCTCAATGTAAATAGCTTTCCCTCTCATGGAACCAACTAAAAGCCCATTTTTATTAGTTGGTATGGAAACATAATTCCATTGCTTTACAAGTCAAATTGGAGTACACGACTGTACTACTTTGATGATACATGATTGCAGTACCTATAATAAGAAGTATGTCTGTGTCCAAATTGCTGTCTTCTCAatgaaataataataacaaaaaataataattccgcAAAAATTGGAATAGAGTAAACACCATAATCATTAATAGTCAAAATGCTAATGTGGTGGAAAATCTGGCTCTCCTAATAATTAAATATCCAGTTCAGACACAAAAGTAACATGAAACAGGATCATCTATCACAACATGAAAAAGGATTAGTACCTTTGCTACATTTGAGCCTATGTGCTTTTGTCGATTGGTAGCATTCTTGTCATTTCCTTGAATGATAGCGTGCTCATACCTTGCTTTGAACCTGCCAAAAACAAGAGAAATAAACAACACTAGATTGTGTAATATGAAGCAACAATGGCAATGCAGAAAAACAACGGGCATAAGTGTATTACTGCTCCTTATCACCCAAGACTTCTGGGCAACAGAAATAAAACAGAGCCCACATTTCCTGCAAGAATAATCAGGATTACTTGCATTGGTTCGTGCGCCAATTATAAGGCATTAAAAATTAAGAGAGTAGGATACCTTCAAGTTATTTTGTATGGGTGTTCCACTGATGACAATACGATGTGCACAGGGTATTTCAAATAGACTTTGAGCCCTCTGAGTCTTTGGATTCTTGATAATATGCCCCTCATCAAGAATAACATAGTTCCATAATGTTTCTTCCTCGTCATCAAAATCATTGGTGAAGTTGCCTTTTATCATCTTGAAATTGTTTCGAACAATGTCATATGTTGTTAAAAGGATTCCACCCTCCTGTAGAAAGACAATAATATGCTAAAACAGCTGGTATTTATTGTGATATCATGGAAGAACCGAATATTCTTCTAAATGATGCTACGAACAAATACAActcaaattttaacttttagGACTTCCAAGTATTACAAAACCCAAACTTGCAACAAGCCAGGTCAAGAATGTGGCTAGTCAAAGACACTTATGTTAGGAGACCAGACCTTGAAGGCATATTTAAGCTCATAGTTGCGAGCATTTGCATTGGGACCAGAGTAGCtgtcagaaaagaaaaagggaacaATTAGCACGAGATAACATGACCTCTATCAATTTGAGGGAAGATATATGTCAACACAAAATATCCTACTCTCTGATCTTATCTTTGAGGCTCACAACTGAAAGTTCCTTGGTCCAATGAGTCAGAAGCGTCTTTGGAGCTACAACTAACACTCTCTTGATTAAACGGGAATGGAACAATCCAGCCAGGAATGCAGAAACCTGCATGATAAAAAAAGGATGAGAATACACATCAGTCGATTGCACATTTAGAGCGAGACAGAACTCGGCTCTTCATATGCATAATACTCCATGGACACTACCATGTAATTCGTGCAATGAAGGTAATAATAAAACTGACAGTAGTTAGACAACTGGTAGTGACAAAACAGTTCTGTTCTTCTATCGGACGGAGACTGCTTTCGATTTCATCATAAATGCATGATGTGGACAGCACAAAAGATTCAGATGATTAAAAGTCCTGCCCTGATCCTACCATAAAAAACACACAAACTACGCAGAGGCCTCCCCTGATCGTATCATTAATTTGG
This window of the Oryza sativa Japonica Group chromosome 4, ASM3414082v1 genome carries:
- the LOC9266414 gene encoding SNF2 domain-containing protein ENL1 isoform X2, yielding MASPPPFDICGDLDDDPTPPAPTPLAAPTPNGLNDRLLRLTRTHQRGPSQNPNPNPNPNPKPPPPPPPQEPEPAKVKLAGRRRLCKLSTAGDESAGDDDSIRDILDDLTTRLDSLSVDRPTARPRPHVSPLPCALHADPDPSQSQLNDGTKPSSSFVDCDDDDDDAGGAYGGFGVKEEVTRKVFKASSSFGGRGNDDKMKAKGAYAFDTVSRKTTTESKASKFFGDYDDEDDIDQDAENGKENHADDVGWEKTEDFKMEPTGTGVTRKPYNLPGRIFNMLYPHQREGLRWLWVLHCRGTGGILGDDMGLGKTMQVSAFLAGLFHSRLIKRVLVVAPKTLLTHWTKELSVVSLKDKIRDYSGPNANARNYELKYAFKEGGILLTTYDIVRNNFKMIKGNFTNDFDDEEETLWNYVILDEGHIIKNPKTQRAQSLFEIPCAHRIVISGTPIQNNLKEMWALFYFCCPEVLGDKEQFKARYEHAIIQGNDKNATNRQKHIGSNVAKELRERIKPYFLRRMKNEVFLDSGTGEDKKLAKKNELIIWLKLTSCQRQLYEAFLNSELVHSSMQGSPLAAITILKKICDHPLLLTKKAAEGVLEGMDAMLNNQEMGMVEKMAMNLADMAHDDDDVELQVGQDVSCKLSFMMSLLQNLVSEGHNVLIFSQTRKMLNIIQEAIILEGYKFLRIDGTTKISERERIVKDFQEGPGAPIFLLTTQVGGLGLTLTKAARVIVVDPAWNPSTDNQSVDRAYRIGQMKDVIVYRLMTSGTIEEKIYKLQVFKGALFRTATEHKEQTRYFSKRDIQELFSLPEQGFDVSLTQKQLQEEHGQQLVMDDSLRKHIQFLEQQGIAGVSHHSLLFSKTAILPTLNDNDGLDSRRAMPMAKHYYKGASSDYVANGAAYAMKPKEFIARTYSPNSTSTESPEEIKAKINRLSQTLANTVLVAKLPDRGDKIRRQINELDEKLTVIESSPEPLERKGPTEVICLDDLSV
- the LOC9266414 gene encoding SNF2 domain-containing protein ENL1 isoform X1 — translated: MASPPPFDICGDLDDDPTPPAPTPLAAPTPNGLNDRLLRLTRTHQRGPSQNPNPNPNPNPKPPPPPPPQEPEPAKVKLAGRRRLCKLSTAGDESAGDDDSIRDILDDLTTRLDSLSVDRPTARPRPHVSPLPCALHADPDPSQSQLNDGTKPSSSFVDCDDDDDDAGGAYGGFGVKEEVTRKVFKASSSFGGRGNDDKMKAKGAYAFDTVSRKTTTESKASKFFGDYDDEDDIDQDAENGKENHADDVGWEKTEDFKMEPTGTGVTRKPYNLPGRIFNMLYPHQREGLRWLWVLHCRGTGGILGDDMGLGKTMQVSAFLAGLFHSRLIKRVLVVAPKTLLTHWTKELSVVSLKDKIRDYSGPNANARNYELKYAFKEGGILLTTYDIVRNNFKMIKGNFTNDFDDEEETLWNYVILDEGHIIKNPKTQRAQSLFEIPCAHRIVISGTPIQNNLKEMWALFYFCCPEVLGDKEQFKARYEHAIIQGNDKNATNRQKHIGSNVAKELRERIKPYFLRRMKNEVFLDSGTGEDKKLAKKNELIIWLKLTSCQRQLYEAFLNSELVHSSMQGSPLAAITILKKICDHPLLLTKKAAEGVLEGMDAMLNNQEMGMVEKMAMNLADMAHDDDDVELQVGQDVSCKLSFMMSLLQNLVSEGHNVLIFSQTRKMLNIIQEAIILEGYKFLRIDGTTKISERERIVKDFQEGPGAPIFLLTTQVGGLGLTLTKAARVIVVDPAWNPSTDNQSVDRAYRIGQMKDVIVYRLMTSGTIEEKIYKLQVFKGALFRTATEHKEQTRYFSKRDIQELFSLPEQGFDVSLTQKQLQEEHGQQLVMDDSLRKHIQFLEQQGIAGVSHHSLLFSKTAILPTLNDNDGLDSSRRAMPMAKHYYKGASSDYVANGAAYAMKPKEFIARTYSPNSTSTESPEEIKAKINRLSQTLANTVLVAKLPDRGDKIRRQINELDEKLTVIESSPEPLERKGPTEVICLDDLSV